The following proteins are encoded in a genomic region of Heptranchias perlo isolate sHepPer1 chromosome 6, sHepPer1.hap1, whole genome shotgun sequence:
- the pou4f1 gene encoding POU domain, class 4, transcription factor 1, which yields MMSMNSKQPAFGMHHTLPEHKYTSLHSSSEAIRRACLPTPPQLQNNIFASLDETLLARAEALAAVDIAVSQGKSHPFKPDATYHTMSSVPCTSTSTVPLPHPSALSSHHHHHHHHHHQPHQTLDPGELIDHLSSSSLTLAGAMAVAGGGAHDGGGVVSASSHSHTAHMHSLGHLSHHHHQATMNMTPHPHGLVGHGVASGIPSVNDVDVDPRELEAFAERFKQRRIKLGVTQADVGAALANLKIPGVGSLSQSTICRFESLTLSHNNMIALKPILQAWLEEAEGAHREKMNKPDIFNGGEKKRKRTSIAAPEKRSLEAYFAVQPRPSSEKIAAIAEKLDLKKNVVRVWFCNQRQKQKRMKFSASH from the exons ATGATGTCCATGAACAGCAAGCAGCCAGCCTTCGGCATGCATCATACCCTACCTGAGCACAAGTACACTTCTCTGCACTCCAGCTCGGAAGCAATAAGGAGAGCCTGTCTACCAACGCCGCCG CAATTGCAGAACAATATATTCGCCAGCTTAGATGAAACTTTGCTCGCCCGCGCCGAGGCTCTGGCAGCCGTGGATATCGCCGTGTCCCAAGGCAAGAGCCACCCGTTCAAGCCGGATGCCACTTACCACACCATGAGCAGCGTGCCATGCACTTCTACCTCGACAGTCCCCCTCCCGCACCCGTCAGCTCtgtcctcccaccaccaccaccatcaccaccaccaccaccagcctcACCAAACTTTGGACCCCGGAGAACTCATCGACCACCTCAGCTCGTCCTCCCTGACACTGGCCGGGGCCATGGCCGTGGCCGGAGGCGGCGCCCACGACGGCGGCGGGGTGGTCTCCGCCTCATCCCACTCCCACACGGCGCACATGCACAGCTTGGGCCACctgtcccaccaccaccaccaggccACCATGAACATGACCCCTCACCCCCACGGGCTGGTCGGACACGGCGTGGCCTCTGGCATCCCCTCCGTCAACGACGTGGACGTGGATCCCCGGGAGCTGGAGGCGTTCGCTGAGAGGTTCAAGCAGAGAAGGATCAAACTCGGCGTGACCCAGGCGGACGTGGGCGCGGCGTTGGCTAACCTGAAGATCCCCGGGGTGGGCTCCCTCAGCCAGAGCACCATCTGCAGGTTCGAGTCGTTGACTTTGTCCCACAACAACATGATCGCGCTCAAGCCCATCCTCCAAGCCTGGCTGGAGGAGGCGGAGGGGGCTCACAGGGAAAAAATGAACAAACCCGACATTTTCAACGGCGGAGAGAAGAAGCGCAAAAGGACGTCCATCGCCGCCCCCGAAAAGCGATCCCTGGAAGCTTACTTCGCTGTTCAGCCCCGGCCATCGTCTGAAAAGATAGCGGCGATCGCGGAGAAATTGGATCTGAAAAAGAACGTTGTGCGGGTTTGGTTTTGCAATCAAAGACAGAAGCAGAAAAGAATGAAATTTTCAGCAAGTCACTAG